Sequence from the Fusobacterium periodonticum 1_1_41FAA genome:
TATATTTAAGCAAATCTTTAATTTCAATTTCAAAGATATTGATAAGACTTATCTTAGCTTCTGCTATCATTCTTGAAATTAGCTTCAATCTAACTTCATTAAAATTATCTGAGAGAGAGTTTATATAAGCTTCATATTCATTTTTTTTAAATACTTCTGTCCTATTCTCTTTAGATACTTTATCATTTGTTTTTTTTGTAAGTTTGTATTCAAAAATTTTATCTATATATCTATTTTTTAAAAGAAATTTATAAAAGTTTCTAATTGTACTATATTTTCTTTTAAAACTAGCCACGCTATATTTATCTTCTATTTCTTTAAAATACTCAATAAATAAGTCCTCATTTGAATTAAATATATCTTTTTCTTTATTCTCTAAAAAAGTAAGATATTCACTTATATCCAATTTATAAGCTTCTACACTAGAGTCTAATAGATTCTTTTTGATTACTAAGTTTTCTATGTATTTTTTTAAAATATCCACATTAGACCTCATTTAACATTTTATTAGCAATTTCTAAAACTTCATCATTTATCTTTTCTCCCACTAACATTCTTCCTATTTCTTTTATTCTTTCATTGGCAGATAATTTTTTAACTCTACTTATAGTTTTAGAATTCTCTACATATTTTTCTATATAGAATTGTTGACTTGCCTTAGAAGCTATAACAGGAGAGTGGGTAATAGAAATAATTTGAGTACTATCTCCAATTTCCTTAAGTTTTAAAGCAATTTTTCTAACTGTTTCTCCACCAATACCTGTATCAATTTCATCAAAAATTAAAATTGGGATATTATCAACCTTAGAAAAAATAACTTTAAGTGCTAACATCACACGACTGACTTCTCCACCAGATGCTATTTTATTTAGAGGTTTTAACTCCTGACCAATGTTAGTTGAAATAAAAAATTCAATTTCATCATAACCATCATTAGTCATTCTATCAACTTTATTCATCTGCACCTTTAATTTTGCATCTTCCATATTTAAAAATTTTAATTCATTCAATAATTCATCTTCTATTTTTAAAGCAATTTCTTTTCTTGACTTAGAAAGTTTTTCTGCCAATTTATCGTATTCAGCTTTAATTTTATCTAACTCTTTTTGCAATTCTCTAGTTTTGAAATCTCCACTATTCATATCTGATAGTTTCTCTTTTAAATCTTCTCTATATTCAATAAGTTCTGCTAGAGTTCTTTTATACTTTTCTTTGATTCTTTTTAAAGTATTCATTCTTCCAGCAATTTTATCTAAATCACTTTCAGTAACTTCTATATTTTTAGAGATATCTTCAATTTCTCCAACACAATCTTCTAGTTCGTAGTAAGCACTTTCCATTCTCTTAGCTAGCTCTAAATATCTTTCATCATATTTTCCAAGATATTCTATGTTTTTAATAGATTCAAGAATAAATCCTAAAGCAGAATCATCATCATATTTTAAATATTCTAAACTTTCATAAACTTTTTCTCTTATTTTTTCGGCATTGAATACTTTTTTATATTCAGCCTCTAAAATTTCATCTTCTCCATCTTTTAATTTTAATTTTTCAATTTCTTCAAGTTGATACTCATAAAACTCTTTTTTCTCTAGTGTTTCTTTTTTCTCACTTTCTATCTTTTCAATTCTAGACTTGATTTCTCTATATTGAGATAATAAACTTGATAATTTTTCTTTAATGTCCTTATCATCTTTAGTTAAAAAACTATCTAAAAGTTTTATATGATTATTTCTATTTAATAACATTTGATGTGAGTGTTGTCCAACAATATCCACAAGAGTTGATGCAATTTCTTTAAGGTCTGCTAGAGTTATTCTGACATTATTTACAAAGGCTCTAGCTTTTCCATTTCTATTATAATATCTTCTTATTATAATTTCATCACCATCAGTATCTATACCCATGACCTCTAATTTTTTCTTTTGTTCTTCATCAACATCAAAAACACCTTGTGCTACAAGATTTTCTTCTCCATCTCTAATCATATCAACGCTGGCTTTTTCACCAATAAGTAAGTTGATACCACTTAAGATTATTGATTTTCCTGCACCTGTTTCTCCAGTTAAAACTATAAAACCTTTTTCAAACTCAATATCTAATTCATCTATAATAGCTAAATTTTCAATCTTTAGTTCTCTTAGCATAAATTTTCTCCCCATTTAAGTTTTTCTCTTAAAACATCATAATAATTTCTTGCTTCTGGTATAACTATTTTTAAACTTTCCTTTGAGTAGAATATTTCTACTTTATCCTCTAATTTTATTGTTTTATGAGTATGTCCATCTATGTTAACTAAACCAAGTTGACTAGGTTCTGAAAGAGTTAAAACTAACTTTACATCTCCTGATAAAATTATAGGTCTTGTATTTAGATTATGTGGAGCTATTGGAGTTATAATAAATAACTTCTGCTCTGGAGTAACTATTGGCCCACCAGCTGAAAGTGAATATGCTGTTGAACCAGTAGGAGTTGAAATAATCACTCCATCTCCTTTAAATTTTCCTAAAAACTTGTCATCTACATAGATTTCAGAGGCTACTATATTTCTTTTTATAGTATCTCTTGTCAAAAACACTTCATTTAAAGCTTTGTATTTTTTATTTCCTATACTTACCATAAAGAAAAATCTTTCTTCTATACTAATTTTATTTTTTTGAATATTTTCAAAGATTTCTTTATACTTATCTTTTCTTATTTCAGTTAAATAACCTAGAGTTCCTGAATTTATAGCAATAATCTTAGCTTTCTTATTTTTTATATTTCTAAAAGCTCTAAGTAAAGTTCCATCTCCACCAATAATCACTATATAGTTTGCCTTATATAAATTTTCTTCATCCAGTATTTCAAACTCTTTTTTACTTTTTAAAAATTCTAAAAGTTCTTTGTATATATTTATAGCACTCTCTTTTTCATTGTTGTAAATAATACTTAATTTTATCATTTCCCTTAGTCCTTAAAATGTTGGTAATGGGTCTATTGCCCTCAAATTTGCTCTTAATTCATAGTATAGATTAGGTTCTTTTTCACTAGATAGCCCTAGGACTCCTATTGCTTGTCCAGCACTAACTCTTGAATTATATCCAACCTTTATTGCTAGTAAATTACCATATACACCTATCATACCTTCCCCATAGTCTATCATGACAACTTTTCCTAATCCTTCAAAATTGCTAGCATAGATAACAGTTCCTCCCTTTGCAGCTACTACAGGATTTCCTACCTTACCTCTTATTTCTATACCATTACTTTCAACAACTCCTGCTTTCTTTTGTCTGAAATAAACTACTATTTGACCATTTAAAGGTTTAATAGTTTTACCTATTCTCTTATATGCTTCAGGATTACTAATTTTTTGCATATCAACTGTTGTAGCTACTTTTATTTCTCTAAGCTCTTGCTTTTCTTCTTCTCTTAATTTTTCTATTTCTCTCTTTTCTTCTAATTCAATATCACTTGTATCAACTACAATTGGTACTTCAACTGACTTAGTAGGAGTTTTAATTTTATTATCAGAAGGTTTAGTACTATTTTTCTTAGCTTCAGCTTCTTTAGCTGCTTTTTCCCTTGCAATTCTTTCCCTTTCAGCTTTTTCTTTAGCTGCTTTCTCACGAGCCGCCTTTTCTCTTGCGGCTTTTTCACGAATTGCTTTTTCTCTTTCTGCTCTTTCACGAGCCGCTTTTTCCCTTGCAATTCTTTCTCTTTCAGCTTTTTCTTTAGCAGCCTTTTCAGCAGCTTTTCTAGCGTTTTCTATTATTATTCTTTCAATTTCTTTAGAAATTCTTTGTTTTTCCTTTTTTAATTTTTCAATAGAAGATTGATGATTTTTCTTTTCAACTTGTAATTTTTCTTTTAACTTCTTTTGTTCTTCTTTTTTAGCATCCATTTTTCTAGCATTTTCTCTTAATTGGGCTTCAAGCTTATCTAGTTTGATTTTTTCAGTCTCAATTTTATCTTGATTTTCTTTTATATTACCTGTAACTTTTTCTATATATCCCATTCTTTGTAAATCGCCGTAAAGAACTTCTCTATAATTCTTCATAAGAATTACTTTTTCTGGAAGATCCTTACGATGTACTTTGCTATATTTATCCCAAGCAATTATTTTTGCAATAAATTCAGATTCTTTTCTGTTATGCTCATCTTCAGAAATTTCAAGATTTTTTCTTCCATAATCTATATTTTTCTTAACTATGGTAATTTCTTCTTCTATTTCTTTTCTTTCTTGTGCCATTTTTTCAATTTCAACTTCTGTATCTTTTATTTTTTTTTCAATTTGAGAAGTTTCTGTATCAATAGCTTTTATTCTAGTATTCTTTTTTTCAATTTCTTGATCTATATTTTTTAATCTCTTATTCATATCTTTTACAGTAGTTGAGTTAACATTAGCTGATATAAGAAAAAATAAGAATAATTTACTAAATGTCGTAATCTTCAAATTCATCATAAAATTCATCCTTCTTATCATTATCTTCATAAAATTCATATTCAAGGTCATCATCATTTTCTTCTTCATATTCTATTCTTCCTAAGTTTGCTGGAATTAACCATACTAGGAAGTTTAAAATTCCTATTGCACCAATATGCCATAAAAATATTTCTTTTAATGATAATAGTGATGAATCAAAATTTGCATTTGTTACATATTTTCTAAAAAAAACATAGATATTAAAAAATATTAAAGTTGCTACTATACTTGACATTGAGAAAGGAATTAAATTTTTCAACTTAGAATTTTTAATATTTTCTCTATAGTCTAAACCTGTATTAGCATTATTTAAAAATTCTATTGCTACTCCTAGGTTAAATATAACTATGGTTACAAGAGCTATTAAAAATGAAAAAATAGCACTACCTATTTGTGCAATGTATATTATATAGCTCTGTTCTTGTGATTGTTTTAAATAAGGCTCATCTTTATAGACTTCTTTAACTTCTTCTCTAGCTTCAATTATTTCTTGAACTCCATTCATCAGTTCAGCACCCTTTACAGATACTATTAAAGAATCTGTAAGTGGATTACTAGCTTCAGGTATTGAGATATTAAGTTCATTTTGTAAATTTTTGAAACTTTCAGATTTATCCATAAATCTAACTGAACGAACCCCATCTATTGTCAATATATATTTTTCTATTTCATTTCTTTTTTCTTCATCAAGATTATTTTTTAAATCAACTATTATAAATGAATTAATCAAAGTTTCATTAGAAACTTTTTTTAAGTTCAATGAAAAACTTATAAAAATATTTAAAGAGACAATTGTAATAACAATAATATAAAAAACTCTATTCTTTAATCTATTTATATATGGTATATCTTTTAATCCATAACCAAATAACTTATACATAACTAACTCCTTTTTATTTATAAAATTTACTCTACCTTGTATTGTAACATATATTTTAATTTTTATAAATAAAAAACCTTTTAAATTTATATTTAAAATATAAATCTAAAAGGTTTTCATTATGCTAGCATTTTTCAAAATCTAAATTTATTAGTTACCAGCTCTTAAAGCTTGAATTTTTTCGAAATCAGAGATGACTTGTTTTTGTTGTTCCATTTCACCTTCTAATTTCTTTAAAGCATCTTCATATTTTGAAGCTAATTCTTCATATTGAGATTTATAGAATCTTGTGTTAGCTTCAGCTTGAAGTCTTTGAGCTCTTTGAGATAGTTCGTTGTAAACTTGTTCATTTTGAGCTAATGCTTGTCTAGCAGCGTCAGCTTGTGCTCTTTCTTCATTAAATCTTGCTTCTTCTTGAGATGCTAAGTTTTGATATTCAGCATCTAAAGCTTGTAATTCTCCTACTAAGTCAGCTGTGTTTGCTGCGAATGCCGATGCAGATAATGCTAATACTGCTAATAATAAAAATTTTTTCATTTGTGGTACCTCCCAAATTAAATTATAATAAATTATCCTTACACTGATAATTATACATAAAATTTTAAAAAATTACAATATATTTTTTATATATCTCTTAAATTATTTTTAAAAGTATTTTATTTTTCAGTAGCTTCCTCTTTAGTATCATTAGTTTCAAGAGTAAGTTTTTCATTAGCTATATCAGTTATTATTTGGTTATAAACTTGTCCAAATAGATTTCTTTTAACATCATTTAATATAGTTTCTTTAGCTTCTTCAAAAGTAGCCTGCTTAGCATCTTCTTTATCTTTTAAATAAACTATATGAAATCCTTCTTGTACTGGAATTAAATTTTCTATGATGACATCTTTTCTATTTTCTTTAAGAAGTTCTTCAGCTATAGCTGGATGAATATCAGTTATAAATATGAAGTTATCATCAACATCTTTTTGAGTTGCATCAGTTTTTTCATCATTTTTTTCTTTAATTTCATTAAAGTTTCCAACATTAACTATCTTTAAAAGTTCTTCAGCTTTTTCTTTTTCTTTTACAAAAATAGTGTCTAGCTTAACTTTTTCAGGAAATGTATAAAATTCCTTATTTTCATCGTAAATTTTCTTTAAAACTTCATCTTCAATTTTAGTTTCTTCCACAACTTTAGCCGCTTCTCTTTCTAAGAAATATCTTATAAAAAGAGTTTCTGTTTGTAAATTGATTTGCTCAATTTCAAAATTAGAGTATTCTGCTTC
This genomic interval carries:
- a CDS encoding NAD(+)/NADH kinase, which encodes MIKLSIIYNNEKESAINIYKELLEFLKSKKEFEILDEENLYKANYIVIIGGDGTLLRAFRNIKNKKAKIIAINSGTLGYLTEIRKDKYKEIFENIQKNKISIEERFFFMVSIGNKKYKALNEVFLTRDTIKRNIVASEIYVDDKFLGKFKGDGVIISTPTGSTAYSLSAGGPIVTPEQKLFIITPIAPHNLNTRPIILSGDVKLVLTLSEPSQLGLVNIDGHTHKTIKLEDKVEIFYSKESLKIVIPEARNYYDVLREKLKWGENLC
- a CDS encoding murein hydrolase activator EnvC family protein gives rise to the protein MNLKITTFSKLFLFFLISANVNSTTVKDMNKRLKNIDQEIEKKNTRIKAIDTETSQIEKKIKDTEVEIEKMAQERKEIEEEITIVKKNIDYGRKNLEISEDEHNRKESEFIAKIIAWDKYSKVHRKDLPEKVILMKNYREVLYGDLQRMGYIEKVTGNIKENQDKIETEKIKLDKLEAQLRENARKMDAKKEEQKKLKEKLQVEKKNHQSSIEKLKKEKQRISKEIERIIIENARKAAEKAAKEKAERERIAREKAARERAEREKAIREKAAREKAAREKAAKEKAERERIAREKAAKEAEAKKNSTKPSDNKIKTPTKSVEVPIVVDTSDIELEEKREIEKLREEEKQELREIKVATTVDMQKISNPEAYKRIGKTIKPLNGQIVVYFRQKKAGVVESNGIEIRGKVGNPVVAAKGGTVIYASNFEGLGKVVMIDYGEGMIGVYGNLLAIKVGYNSRVSAGQAIGVLGLSSEKEPNLYYELRANLRAIDPLPTF
- a CDS encoding site-specific integrase encodes the protein MDILKKYIENLVIKKNLLDSSVEAYKLDISEYLTFLENKEKDIFNSNEDLFIEYFKEIEDKYSVASFKRKYSTIRNFYKFLLKNRYIDKIFEYKLTKKTNDKVSKENRTEVFKKNEYEAYINSLSDNFNEVRLKLISRMIAEAKISLINIFEIEIKDLLKYNFEKIIVFRNSKIVTYEISAEISKELKEYYEKYAIEKRYLFGSYKKSSLISDLKRYNLDFKTLKNCLQEDEEEINKKIREIYFKIGIGDN
- a CDS encoding cell division protein FtsX, translated to MYKLFGYGLKDIPYINRLKNRVFYIIVITIVSLNIFISFSLNLKKVSNETLINSFIIVDLKNNLDEEKRNEIEKYILTIDGVRSVRFMDKSESFKNLQNELNISIPEASNPLTDSLIVSVKGAELMNGVQEIIEAREEVKEVYKDEPYLKQSQEQSYIIYIAQIGSAIFSFLIALVTIVIFNLGVAIEFLNNANTGLDYRENIKNSKLKNLIPFSMSSIVATLIFFNIYVFFRKYVTNANFDSSLLSLKEIFLWHIGAIGILNFLVWLIPANLGRIEYEEENDDDLEYEFYEDNDKKDEFYDEFEDYDI
- a CDS encoding peptidyl-prolyl cis-trans isomerase, giving the protein MEDDKVLHNILLKKAKEAEYSNFEIEQINLQTETLFIRYFLEREAAKVVEETKIEDEVLKKIYDENKEFYTFPEKVKLDTIFVKEKEKAEELLKIVNVGNFNEIKEKNDEKTDATQKDVDDNFIFITDIHPAIAEELLKENRKDVIIENLIPVQEGFHIVYLKDKEDAKQATFEEAKETILNDVKRNLFGQVYNQIITDIANEKLTLETNDTKEEATEK
- a CDS encoding adhesion protein FadA, whose product is MKKFLLLAVLALSASAFAANTADLVGELQALDAEYQNLASQEEARFNEERAQADAARQALAQNEQVYNELSQRAQRLQAEANTRFYKSQYEELASKYEDALKKLEGEMEQQKQVISDFEKIQALRAGN
- the recN gene encoding DNA repair protein RecN — encoded protein: MGRKFMLRELKIENLAIIDELDIEFEKGFIVLTGETGAGKSIILSGINLLIGEKASVDMIRDGEENLVAQGVFDVDEEQKKKLEVMGIDTDGDEIIIRRYYNRNGKARAFVNNVRITLADLKEIASTLVDIVGQHSHQMLLNRNNHIKLLDSFLTKDDKDIKEKLSSLLSQYREIKSRIEKIESEKKETLEKKEFYEYQLEEIEKLKLKDGEDEILEAEYKKVFNAEKIREKVYESLEYLKYDDDSALGFILESIKNIEYLGKYDERYLELAKRMESAYYELEDCVGEIEDISKNIEVTESDLDKIAGRMNTLKRIKEKYKRTLAELIEYREDLKEKLSDMNSGDFKTRELQKELDKIKAEYDKLAEKLSKSRKEIALKIEDELLNELKFLNMEDAKLKVQMNKVDRMTNDGYDEIEFFISTNIGQELKPLNKIASGGEVSRVMLALKVIFSKVDNIPILIFDEIDTGIGGETVRKIALKLKEIGDSTQIISITHSPVIASKASQQFYIEKYVENSKTISRVKKLSANERIKEIGRMLVGEKINDEVLEIANKMLNEV